A section of the Babylonia areolata isolate BAREFJ2019XMU chromosome 31, ASM4173473v1, whole genome shotgun sequence genome encodes:
- the LOC143276078 gene encoding uncharacterized protein LOC143276078, with product MGCGRSRHRSPSLQPDKEKEMLKENGKENGKENAKRAGKKHKQADKQAAKAVIKREAEVSRNSPRKTTNGKTGEVNSDWPGGGATDKKDSVSRRNWQLEEAIDTPPETVVAVYRSSVPASARASLKAPPLPEPTNNLSSNGSLLNGGSQKAPAMAQEIEMQMEIPDKTLGKEKSSPGNAKPVHITSSQLEFFKMLDEKIEKGADYNSDDE from the exons ATGGGGTGTGGTCGCAGTCGGCACCGGTCGCCCTCCCTGCAGccagacaaggagaaggagatgcTCAAGGAGAACGGCAAGGAGAACGGCAAGGAGAACGCCAAGCGGGCTGGCAAGAAACACAAACAGGCCGACAAGCAGGCCGCCAAGGCTG tTATCAAACGCGAGGCAGAGGTGTCCCGCAACTCGCCTAGGAAAACCACCAATGGCAAGACAGGAGAGGTCAACAGCGATTGGCCAGGGGGCGGAGCCACGGACAAGAAGGACAGCGTCAGCCGCCGTAACTGGCAGCTGGAGGAGGCCATCGACACGCCCCCAGAGACCGTGGTGGCCGTCTATAGGTCCTCGGTGCCCGCGTCTGCGCGTGCGTCGCTCAAGGCCCCACCTCTTCCTGAACCAACCAACAACCTCAGCTCCAACGGCTCTCTGCTCAACGGCGGCTCTCAGAAGGCGCCCGCCATGGCGCAGGAGATCGAAATGCAAATG gagaTTCCAGATAAAACGCTTGGCAAAGAGAAGAGTTCGCCAGGGAATGCTAAGCCAGTcca tatcACCAGCAGTCAGCTGGAATTCTTCAAGATGCTGGACGAAAAGATAGAAAAG GGTGCAGATTACAATTCTGACGATGAGTGA